The genomic stretch ggacatgcgtcgttaaatttttattttttttctttattttttttgaaagacgcataagcgtcatgcgtcacaggcaaagacgcataagcgtcatgtgtctttcatttttttatttattttatttttttatttatttatgaaaaaatgaaagacgcatgacgcttatgcgtctttgcctcctgtgacgcatgacgcttatgcgtctttcaaaaaaaaataaagaaaaaaaaaattttaacgaTGCATGTCCCTCAtgtgtctctataaaagacgcatctccgtcatgcgtttcattaaaaggagacgcatgagggtcatgcgtctctcccaaaggcggaataaaaaaaaagtctagTACACTCGAGGAATGTTATTTGTgatctagaacaaaaaaagaaaaaacccaatAAACAACATGATGTCAAATCTATAACTCCACAAATGCTTTTCTTACCAGATTTGCATACATAACATCAACTGTAACCTAGTTTGAGGAAAGCATGTTTTCCTCACAGTTTCACATTCCACCGTATATTGCACTAATCTTATTGTGGCCAAAACTTGCCTCTGCTAACCAACTCGTAGTATTTAAAGTATGGCAACTCTTCTTTGCTTATTGCAGGATTTACAAATACAATCGCATGATGAAGAGGGCTCGGATCTATTGCAACAACCTGTGTGATCTTACGTATTATTGTAAACCCGTATAGCCTTAGCATGTATGAGATCCCAATAACTTATCTTGTAATTGTTCGAGCTTGCTTTCTCTATCAGTAGTTCACATGGATTTACTAATTTGTATCCCATCCCATCGCCTTTAGAAATAATGGCTTGTATCAAGTTGGCAAATTTTGAGCATCTATAATTTTTGTAGCACTTGGTATGTTTATCGGATTTAACGTGCGTTCGTTAGAAATTATaagatttttctttttaattggcGAGGTGTATACATTATTAAACCCGTCAAGATGAATAACATTCTGCAAATAGATAATTTATGTGCTGTATTTCCTGTGAATATCATGTTTTCACTTCTCAAATGAGAAAAATTCAAAACGTAGAGCATCGAGAGAGGCAAAATTAAGCTTCAAATATGTGCAGATGGATGAATCTGtttcagaaaaaaaatgtgTACTGTTCCACGGACTTATTATACCTCCACCACCTTCCCCTGAAACTCTCAGCCACAACCCGAAGGCCTGCCACGACATTGGAAAATGTCTAATTAGCTGCAGCAAGAGCAGGAATTGGGTGGCTGACAACACTGTGACACCGGCTACACAGCGATGGGTGGTCGTCATAACTACCAACTTGAGGTGAGAAATTCCAACATCTCTCACATTTTGACCCATCTGCACGAGACACACCGATCCACACCTTGCTTGTGTCATCAATAAGGTACTCTCCGGTGCAAGCTATATCATCCTCTTTCACATCGTCTAAGGTGCGAAGAATCTCAACCTGCATATTCAGCAAATTGAAAATTTCTTATCAGAGTAGGACAGAATACAGATAATTACAGAGGATGCAGTTATAGTCTTGCTCATTCAACTACGGCAACATATTGTGTACCTGAGACGTCAAGAAGATCCGATGCAACGTGTCAGCCTCATTATCGGACGAGCACAAGCTAACCAGTCTGGAAACCAGATCGTCATCAGATGCATAGAGGTAGGCCTTTGCCTCTAAACTAGAGCCGATCAATTTCTGTGTACGAGCTACCTCGAGCACTTTGTTGACCTCATTTCTCAGCTGGGAAAGTCAGCTTGAATTAGATTATGTGACATATAAGTTTCTTGTCAAAATATATGCTAAAAATCCACCTCAAGAATCTTCCCCCAAAAGATGACGTCGTCTTCAGGGAACGCAAGATGTCTTTCGTTCGACACGGGCCATCCTGCCTCGAAGACAAAATTTGCAACATGGCCTTCAGCTGTAGTGAATGGGAAAGGAAGATTCTGCCATACGTCCTCAGCTAAATGTGGTAAGATAGGAGAAAGCACCCTTGACACGGAAAGCAGCTGTGCAGCAAGGACTGTTTGACAACTCCTCCTTGTAGAGCTCGTGGTTCCCCTGAAAGTGTAGACAAAATGAGGATTGGAAAGAAATTACTATTAAGTGATGAATTTCTTCCTAGGAAACAACGGTGGTGGGgagtaaaatgaaataaatgcTCACCCGACATAAAGTCGATCTTTGGCGACATCCAAGTAGAAACTTGAGAGATCAACAACAACAAACCGCTGAATGATCTGTTATGGTTGAAAATAAAATCTGAggattacataattcaaatttgaatatctgtaatatatattttctaGAGAAGTACTTTTACAACATTGGCTTGAACAGAATTAATAGCAGTGACAGATTATACCTGAAAAATCTTGAAGAACTGGTAATTGTCATAGCTCTCTTTGATGTTCTTCACGACATTTTCAAGTTGAAACAGCGCGTATTGATCTATCATCGGGAGCTCACTATACGGAACAGCATAATCAGCCTGCAGAAACCAAATAAAATTAACAAGGGCAATCATAAAGGGTCGATGAAAAACTACATATCTATTGCAAAATCTACAACCTAAGACGACAGTAGCTAGgcgtttaaaataaaaaaatacataagctTAAAGAGATGGCATACTTTCCAATCATGCAAGTTGCCCAGGAGAAATCGCAAGGTTCCTCTTAGTTTCCTGTATATGTCCGACATTTGACGAAGGACTGTATTTCCAATCATGACATCACCAGAATAATCTACACTGGAGACCCATAACCTAAGTACATCTGCACCGAAGCTCTCCTATTGAAGGCAATCAAGGTAAAATTCAGCGGTTCGTAAAATATTAATTCTTGAGCAGCATATGGTCATTCCTACCTTCTGGCCTTTTCCTCCTTCAATCACAGTTCTTGGGTCGACAACATTGCCTACAGATTTACTCATCTTGAAACCCCTCTCGTCAAGTACAAATCCATGGGTTATGACACCGCGATATGGAGCCTTTCCTGCAATTTTAGAAGTAACATTTCTTAGGAATATAAGCCTCTAACAAAAGAAAGACTAAATAAGACATGCCATGGACAACAAACAAAATCCAGTATCATTGCCACAAAAATCACTTCAATCAACAGCTTAACCTTAAGTACATGCCTTCTTACTGCGGGTCGTGATTGTTCATAAAACAGTCAACTTACATAATCAGAACTTCATAAGActaaacaaaacacggcatacTAAGGATTGTATCCAGTGGCGATAGTCAACTAGAAATGTACTAAATTGTCAGACTAGATACATTGTTGAAGATAAATGTACACTTCTTACCGTTTGCAGCAATACTTGTCAGCAATGAACTTTGGAACCAGCCACGGTGCTGATCTGTACCCTCGAGGTACAAATCTGCAGGGTAACTAAGACCACTTCTCTTACCCAGTACTGCAGCCCATGAAGAACCTACAATAAACCAATGTAGTTAGTATTCAATCTTCAAAGAATGGTGAGCACTCTTTACTCTGATCAAAAATCATGTGCAAAAGGGAAAACCTCTACATTTTTAGCTGATTTAATAATATTGTGTGCACAAATATCCATAATTGGACGCactcaataaataaaatatagcaAGAAAAAATATATGGGAATATGTCTAGTGGGCAGTATGCACATCAGAAATGTAATAGGCATTACTTAATAGTCAAAGCCttgtaaatatataaataaaaatatactaatcaCAAGAATGGTTGTATACCCGAGTCAAACCAAACATCCATTGTATCTGTTCCTTTTACATAGCTTGATGCTTGGTCGTGATACTTTTCTGGAAGCAATTCCTCTACCTTCATGTACCACCATGCATCACTCCCCTTTTGAGATATTATAGCTGCCAAATAAATGAGTGTTAGATAAGTATGCAAccaacaaagtatgttttacagtGTATTGATGAAGAGAGCAGAGCCAGGAATATTTTATACATTGCATGTATAGgtaaaattccaagaaaaataCATCATGGTCAATAACCAAGTTAAACACATAAATGAGAAAAACTGAACAGCTGATAGCCCTTACATTTGATATGATCTATAGTTTCTTCGTTCATCAATGGTTCCTTCGATTCCACGTGATAAAACACTGGAATTGGAACACCCCAAGTTCTTTGCCGCGAGATGCACCAATCAGAACGGCTTGAAGTCATGGCCGAAATTCGATTTTCTGCCTACCAATTCAATATGAGCTAAGTGACAGGGAAGCCCGAtaagattaaaaaatttatcCAACCCAGACTTATCATCGCACCTAGTCTTTACAAGGTAGAGACAAATAGAAAGTAACACATGCGAAGGCTGGCTAATTACCTGCGAAGGAATCCAGGTTACTTGGCTAATCGAATCCATTGCAGTCTTACGGAATCCTTCTACTGAAGCAAACCATTGTTCAGTTGCCCTGAAAATCGTAGGCTTCTTTGTTCGCCAATCATATGGGTACTTGTGATCTGCATTTGTTGTTTAGTGTCAGGAGAAGAAGATCATACAACTACAACTTTAATTATTGTGATACGAGCAGAGAAGAAAAGAATGAATAGGCAGATCACGAAGGCAAGAATGAACTTACTATATGGCTCAACCATAATCATTGATAAGTTTTCGTCCAAGCACTCAATAACAGCAATATTGCCGTTTCCAAGTACGTCAAGACCATTAAATTGTCCAGCTTCTTCAGTAAATTTCCCTTCATCATCTACTGGGGAGACAACCGGCAAACCATATTTAAGGCCAGTCGCATAATCTTCCTGTCCATGGCCAGGAGCAGTATGAACTAGCCCTGTTCCTGACTCAGTCGTGATGTAATCCCCACCAATGATGACTGGGCATTCTCTACTCTCTACGGGGTGAACATACCTGCAATTCTCTAGCTCTGCACCTGTAACTGTTTCCTTCACAGTAAGCTTCACACCCCATTTTGCTTCTAGAGTTGGCACAAGGTCTAATCCAACAATTAAGTGCAGGTTTTCATTTTCCTTCAAGATTCTTCCGATTTGTTTCTCTTTATTGGCTGAAGATCCAACAGTTTCCACAGAATTGGAATGAACTTCAACAACAGCGTATTGAAGCTTTGAATTCACAGCAACAGCTGAAGGACGAAAAAACATCATTTATATAGCAGCTTTTGAAATGTACACAAAGAGAAACAAGTAAGAAGAATATATCATAAACAAGCTTTGTATGTATTGCAAAATGATACATGGACTTTTCATTTTGATGATGATGCTAACAAATAACAGCAGCAGGAATGAATTTCTTACCAGCATTGGCAGGAATAGTCCATGGAGTTGTAGTCCATATGGCCAAGCCCAAATTGGGCAAGAAATCCTCTAACAGTTTACACGAAGTTGTGCCAGAGACTAATTTGAAAACGGCATACATGCTCTTCGAAACATGCCCCTCAGGATACTGAAGATCATAAATAGTCAAGATTCTGCTTAAAAGCAAAAGTTTTGCACAATTCTAAACTTTTTCTCTGACTCCTTAGTCAGTGTTAGATACCAAAATGATGAAGATGAGTGAAGAGAAGATTTAGTACCTCCAATTCAGCCTCTGCAAGAGCAGTTCGAGACGAAGGACTCCAGTGTACTGGTTTCCTTCCTCTATAGATATACCCTTGCAACGCCATTTTCCCAAACACTTCAATCTAGCATAGTTTGTGTAGACCAAAAGGAAAAGATGATAAGAACACTCTGGAAACAATAGGAATATGAATTAAAGATTACAGAGAAGCTTAAACTATATTGTTAAGATATAGATACATTCATACTAGTCATAACTCATCAAAATCCATGAATGAGACACTTCATATAGGGACATAAAATACCTGAGCAGCTTCATACTCTGGATCCAGAGTGAGATATGGATTCTCCCAGTCTGCCCATATGCCATACCGCTGTAACCAATGTAATAACATTTGTTATCCCACTGAAGATAAATCCATAcgggggagggggagggggttcacatttttttccaaaattaccCAACACATAACAAAAGTACATTTAGTGATTTAGACCAAAACATTTTGACTTAGATGGAAACCAATAGCTTAGCAGCCATGGTTAGCCATGTAATTCTATCTAAGAACTCTATATATCGAGATGCATGAATGAAATTCAACCAACTGTATATAGTGAAGCTTTGATGGACAAATACTCAAATAGTATGATTTCCTGCTAAGAAGCACAGTATTGAAGCAGAAACTTTTCTTTTCATTCTGTTGATTTAGCATAACCTTAAATGCTGCCAGCTGATTCTTGACAGTTGATTTAGCAAATTTTGCTGCCTTTGCTCTCAATTTTAGTGGTGTGAGCTCCTTTCTAGCATCCTGATCCAGAGACTGCAAAACTGAAACAAATCAACAAGCTTTGTCATCCCACCACACTACCTATTGTTAGCAAACAAACCTAAAACAGACCGCATGAACAAACCATGTTGGTAATTAGAGAATAGATTCAGCTCCCATATGCATCTACCTAATGCCGTCAGTTTCATGCATATCAAAAATTACCAAAATTCCTACTAAGCCTTGCAATCTTAGATCAGCCCCTAAACTTTGTCTAGATATAAACACAAAGAATTTATGCTTACAGTTCTACACTCTAAGTTTAAAAAGCGAGCTATTTTGGCTATATTTCTACAAACCTGCGGATTAGAGAGTTTCCAAGTTACACAAGTTTAGTAGAATCACCCAGGAAAATTTTCCAAAGGTTTCACAAAGTAAGACTGGTGACACTTGCCTTTCAGTTCAATTGGCAACCCATGGCAATCCCAACCAGGCACATAACTGACTTGGAAATTCTGAAGAAGCTGGGAAAAACATACATTTGTCAGGCACATAAAATTTTCAAGAACAAGCGACGGTACACACTACACAGTCACATAAATTCCTACAAGCATTCACGAAAGGAAAATACACAAAGTTCAATAATATCCCAAAAATTCTGTCTTGTTCATGTGTAtcaacattaaaacaaaaataGCAGTCCAAATATACCTTATAGCGGTTGATAATATCCTTCAAAATCTTGTTCAAGGCATGTCCCATATGTAAATCCCCATTTGCATAAGGAGGCCCATCATGGAGCACAAAGCTTCCCTGTTGAGTTAATCAGTATCAACCGGTGTATACTTACTACAGATGCAGATCATCCATTACAGAAGAGTTAGATGCGAAAAGAAAGATGAAGAGGAAGTTACCCCAGTATTCCTGCTGGTAACCCTCTCAAACACCTGATTTTCATCCCATAATTTTTGTATTTCAGGCTCCCTTACAACAGAATTTGCTCTTAAGCCAAATGCAGTTTTAGGAAGGTCGACTGTGTGCTTGTATTTGCCATCTCCCTGTTTTTCCCCTGGAGAGAAACAACTATGATTTCAATACAATACGTTAGCCcaaaaatcataatatatacatatactcGTGACAACCTTCAGATTTTTTTGCTGCCATGACAGGTCCACGTGATCTTCTCTTTGATGACGAGCCATATTCTTGACCAGAGCAAGTAGAATAGCGGGTCACATTTAAGAGGGATAAGACTCTCGATGAAGAGCTTCCTCGTAAATGCAATAGGCTGGTAGCATTTGTATTCCTAAAATATGAGTAATTTTGTAGCAACGGAGCCTAACCAAATTAGAGAATCCATATTAGATGCTCCAATTATAGAGACAACGTTGACAGTAAATATTTGATACAGTATTTCACAGTGAACGACAAGCTGTTTCTGTACATGTAAAATCAACACTGCATTCAGACTAAAACTTATAACAAGCATTTGATCAATCGTTAGACATGCGATAAACTCCGAAGAGAATGAACTAATGAGTTAATAGATATCCACTTAAAACTATATTCACCTGCAAAGGAAATTCAGCATCAACTAGCTAATAGATATCCACTTAAAACTATAACCACTCCTCCATTCCCATTACAGTCCCATAAACTACACTATGAAATTAATCCCTTTTTTCTGCACAGTCCATTTCTACAATCCAAACTACACCAAGAATAGAGAGATAGCAAATGGGATTAAAGAGCACATATATTTATGATTGGAATATCCAAATATTCCTACCCTGTAAGAAAATTTCTGCGCAGCCATATTGGAGAGGGAATAAAAAGTTGTGGGTTTAGTGAACAGGGTGGAATCCATTTCTACTCGCCCTCATTTCTGCAGTTACATCCATTACTCTTCCATTCAGCAAAAAACACAGACGAACCCGAATATATAGATTAGACTGAATTGGTTTCTTGTAAAGTTGGGTTTTTTAAAACCTTGAGAGGATAAAATGCAGTATTAGTGATTGACGTTCCAATTTGGACCCTCAGTTGGATTGGGCGCACAGCAGTGCACAAAACGGCGCCGTCCAATTCCAATTATCCCTTCCATTTTCCCCCACTTTCCATCACATTTCTTTCCTTTATTTTTCTGAGCAAATATTTCCAGTAAATTGATATTTGCTCAATACAATGTACAACTGTattgtatttttaataaattatactctAATTTCAATACTTCTTCGtgtggaaaatataaaatttaaaatgaatatCTAAAGTGATTAGTGATTAGTTAGGCTTAGCAATTTTCTTCATAATTATAcactttataattttattttccaacATAAAGAAGTTCctatagtattttcttttaCAAGCAAATAAAAACATAGTAATAAAATGGATTTTAATCAACCTTGCCAAACATAGAGAGggtattaaaaattgaatagtgTCAAAAGAATCTCCTACAATAATTGTGTGAAatctaatttaaataataaactttatttaaatcataaattatcaTAACCATGTAGAGTataggggagtgttatattgctaactcaatatttaattactaattacaattaaataatagcccttagatattcaaatcaatggCCTAGATCGTCAGCcccgaaatgtcaatacgatcaacaaaaaacgtcaattATCTTCAgttgtgttgaaatttttaaaacactatattgacattttcatccaaaaccctaatttggtagttttttttatcaatttcaatttaattaataaaaacaaaaattacacgtggcaaattttagaccactagatttctaaaatcctatggtcttaaattagttgtagttagcaactagagagtgagttagcaattgatcgcTCCCCGTAGAGTATATATGACAAATAAATTTAGGATATATTATGTGGAAATATAACTAACGGAAGAAAtgttaaaagaaaaagaaaatataagaaAGGTAATGGAATCGGTGGGTTTTAATTAAGGAAGATGGACTTTTATTGAACTAATAAGGGAAAATTGGAATTGGACGGCGCCGTTTTATGCACCTTTTCATAAACTGTTGTAGTatctaatttaatttcatctgAAATAAGTATATGATTCAACAAAATTAATAGACGTTGACCGTTATGGTTTTTTTCTACTATAGTCTATAAATATATGCATTTGGTGGCTATAAATCCATCCATTCACCATATTATTTTAGATTGCATTCTGCACTAAATTTTAGAGTTGATTAGATCCTGAAAGAAAGGGAATTGTTAATGGATAAGAAGTGTGACTAGAGCTGGTTTTATCTTGAACTATCTtttgattaaaattttaaatatattatttgttCTGTTAtataagtatttatttttttaaatttagacatatactacaaaaataaattaagggTCTGCATGAGCTTAAAAAGTTGTGGATATTGATTaggggagcattattctcctattcatgcCTAAGatcctttttttcttcttaatatTAGGCGTTAGATCTTATGCATCAACGGACCAGATTGATGCTACAACTCTAGTTACGCGTTGCATTATATAGCATGTCCTTATGCATTATAGGGGTAATATAGTCAATCGGATAAAATTGAACTGCCATATTTTTGGAAAGATCGAATTTCAAGCGATTTGAAACCATCCGTCTCTTCAACCTCTCTCATTCATTTCTCTCTCATCCGAATCCACTATCTCCACTCTCTAAAACCCTAATACTCTCCGCCATTCTGCGAGATTGAAGAATTGACAGCAGTCGTCCAAGAGTTCAGCGATAACACCCCACCGGTGTTAACATCTACCCCAAATCGACGACCCGGTTCGTGTTATATTCAACCATTCGACTAGGTATGTTTGAAAAGGGATTTCGGTACTTATTTGTCCTGATTTTGTAGACCCGAAAAGTAAAAATTGGAACTTTGAATATGCCGCGGCTGATAAAATTCAGAAATAACTAGTTGTTTGTTTAGGGTTTTCTCTGTATCTGAAGGGTAGAAATTGTGTTGGGTTAAAAAGGCATGGATTCCGGTatcttatatttttgttttctgcCAGATCCAAAATACCGAAGAGAGGTCGTCCGCGCTCTCAAGCATCACAGGCTGCAGGTATATTTGCGTCGCTACTTGTGCAATTCAATATCGTATTTGTTGATTGTGTGGAATGGTATTTACATGTCTGTTTATTGCTCATTATCCATTTTAAAAAGGGAATAACTGTACCATGTTCTTTAATTTTGTTGATAAAAAGAGCTTCGTTAAAAATCTG from Salvia splendens isolate huo1 chromosome 4, SspV2, whole genome shotgun sequence encodes the following:
- the LOC121799629 gene encoding isoleucine--tRNA ligase, chloroplastic/mitochondrial-like, with product MDSTLFTKPTTFYSLSNMAAQKFSYRAPLLQNYSYFRNTNATSLLHLRGSSSSRVLSLLNVTRYSTCSGQEYGSSSKRRSRGPVMAAKKSEGEKQGDGKYKHTVDLPKTAFGLRANSVVREPEIQKLWDENQVFERVTSRNTGGSFVLHDGPPYANGDLHMGHALNKILKDIINRYKLLQNFQVSYVPGWDCHGLPIELKVLQSLDQDARKELTPLKLRAKAAKFAKSTVKNQLAAFKRYGIWADWENPYLTLDPEYEAAQIEVFGKMALQGYIYRGRKPVHWSPSSRTALAEAELEYPEGHVSKSMYAVFKLVSGTTSCKLLEDFLPNLGLAIWTTTPWTIPANAAVAVNSKLQYAVVEVHSNSVETVGSSANKEKQIGRILKENENLHLIVGLDLVPTLEAKWGVKLTVKETVTGAELENCRYVHPVESRECPVIIGGDYITTESGTGLVHTAPGHGQEDYATGLKYGLPVVSPVDDEGKFTEEAGQFNGLDVLGNGNIAVIECLDENLSMIMVEPYNHKYPYDWRTKKPTIFRATEQWFASVEGFRKTAMDSISQVTWIPSQAENRISAMTSSRSDWCISRQRTWGVPIPVFYHVESKEPLMNEETIDHIKSIISQKGSDAWWYMKVEELLPEKYHDQASSYVKGTDTMDVWFDSGSSWAAVLGKRSGLSYPADLYLEGTDQHRGWFQSSLLTSIAANGKAPYRGVITHGFVLDERGFKMSKSVGNVVDPRTVIEGGKGQKESFGADVLRLWVSSVDYSGDVMIGNTVLRQMSDIYRKLRGTLRFLLGNLHDWKADYAVPYSELPMIDQYALFQLENVVKNIKESYDNYQFFKIFQIIQRFVVVDLSSFYLDVAKDRLYVGGTTSSTRRSCQTVLAAQLLSVSRVLSPILPHLAEDVWQNLPFPFTTAEGHVANFVFEAGWPVSNERHLAFPEDDVIFWGKILELRNEVNKVLEVARTQKLIGSSLEAKAYLYASDDDLVSRLVSLCSSDNEADTLHRIFLTSQVEILRTLDDVKEDDIACTGEYLIDDTSKVWIGVSRADGSKCERCWNFSPQVGSYDDHPSLCSRCHSVVSHPIPALAAAN